A part of Nesterenkonia lutea genomic DNA contains:
- a CDS encoding heavy-metal-associated domain-containing protein — protein sequence MTTESRPLLPMASTGCSCCAPSTTDDREVSAPPTAELSARTDSYAVEGLTCGHCVGTVIEAIRALEGVEDVRIDLQAGGVSPVAVTGSTTSAAVRTAIEEAGYSLATS from the coding sequence ATGACCACCGAATCCCGACCTTTGCTGCCGATGGCCTCCACCGGCTGCAGCTGCTGCGCCCCGTCCACCACTGACGACCGAGAAGTTTCCGCCCCTCCCACTGCAGAGCTCTCGGCCCGGACCGACTCCTACGCCGTAGAAGGCCTGACCTGCGGTCACTGTGTCGGCACGGTCATCGAGGCCATCAGGGCGCTGGAGGGAGTCGAAGATGTGCGGATCGATCTGCAGGCCGGCGGCGTTTCTCCTGTGGCCGTGACCGGTTCAACGACCTCTGCGGCCGTGCGCACCGCCATCGAGGAAGCCGGTTACTCCCTGGCCACATCCTGA
- a CDS encoding NADP-dependent oxidoreductase yields the protein MSKVYVHNRTGGPETQELIDRTIPQPGPGELGVTVHAAAVNPMDWKIRSGLFGSQRDLPAPMGREVAGTVNGVGAGVDGFTVGDAILGPVSPDFGGFAEDTIMVASDAVAKPEELSFIEAATIPIAAATAYDGTHQIELTPGQTLLITGIGGGVGLMAAQIGKVHEFRVIGTGSESKRTIVESTGATLVPSGDGLLSRLRTAAPDGVDLILDLVGGDALREVAELATSPERIVSAADPTTAVQLGGTALVHTKEALTRITSVIEYDLVDPHITATFSLARAGEAIAAVEQGHVTGKVVIDMDLL from the coding sequence ATGTCCAAGGTCTACGTCCACAACCGCACGGGTGGCCCCGAAACCCAAGAGCTCATCGACCGCACCATCCCGCAACCTGGCCCGGGAGAACTGGGGGTGACCGTCCATGCCGCCGCAGTGAATCCGATGGATTGGAAAATCCGATCCGGGCTGTTCGGATCACAGCGTGATCTACCAGCACCCATGGGTCGCGAGGTGGCAGGAACCGTCAACGGCGTCGGAGCCGGTGTCGACGGTTTCACAGTCGGCGACGCGATCCTCGGGCCGGTGTCCCCGGACTTCGGTGGGTTCGCTGAGGACACGATCATGGTCGCTTCCGATGCTGTGGCGAAGCCGGAGGAGCTCTCCTTCATCGAGGCTGCGACGATTCCTATCGCGGCCGCGACCGCCTATGACGGTACCCACCAGATCGAGCTCACCCCCGGTCAGACGCTCCTCATCACCGGCATCGGAGGCGGCGTGGGCCTTATGGCCGCGCAGATCGGCAAGGTGCACGAGTTCCGCGTCATCGGCACCGGAAGCGAATCGAAGCGCACCATTGTCGAATCCACCGGCGCGACCCTCGTGCCCTCCGGCGACGGTCTCCTCAGCCGGTTGCGCACGGCAGCCCCGGACGGGGTGGACCTCATACTCGACCTCGTCGGCGGCGACGCCCTCCGCGAGGTCGCCGAGCTTGCTACCAGCCCGGAGCGGATTGTGTCCGCCGCCGATCCGACTACCGCGGTCCAACTGGGAGGCACAGCTCTCGTACACACCAAGGAAGCGCTAACCAGGATTACCAGTGTCATCGAGTACGACCTGGTCGACCCGCACATCACCGCAACCTTCTCGCTAGCCCGAGCCGGTGAGGCCATCGCCGCCGTAGAACAGGGACACGTCACTGGAAAGGTCGTCATCGACATGGACCTGCTATGA
- a CDS encoding globin domain-containing protein, which produces MKLSSESTIVVEQTAGVVAEYAEEISKLFYADMFDAHPELLNVFNQANQAVGEQPKALAASVVAFAVHLIDPAAPNFTPVMRRIAHKHVSLGIQAAQYLIVGRYLLAAVKKVLGEAITPQVAAAWDEVYWLFATSLIAEEGKLYAEGGTDPEHPYAKYRVVERFEESDEVFSLLLAPVQGQIPSHRTGQYVGIAVDLPDGLRQPRQYTISSGPRGDSLRVTIKRVRGVDGTPDGQVSGWLYANAQPGTLLDVSQPAGDVLLDETDVPLVLVSAGIGITPVAAIMEDLSRRQPDRTVRLFHADKSHADHALYDGLRRQVLAMTDARAQNWYKEDAEIAPTLHPAKSGFMDLSDVELPEETQVFMCGSLPFMQSARRSLIDQGVPSENIHYEVFGPDLWAQQPA; this is translated from the coding sequence ATGAAACTTTCTTCAGAGTCCACCATCGTCGTCGAGCAGACCGCCGGCGTGGTCGCCGAATACGCTGAGGAGATCAGCAAGCTCTTCTACGCGGACATGTTCGACGCCCACCCAGAGCTGCTGAACGTCTTCAACCAAGCCAACCAGGCGGTCGGTGAGCAGCCAAAAGCACTGGCGGCATCGGTCGTGGCGTTCGCGGTGCATCTGATCGACCCAGCTGCACCAAACTTCACACCCGTGATGAGACGTATCGCCCATAAGCACGTCTCGCTCGGCATTCAGGCCGCCCAATACCTGATCGTCGGACGCTACCTGCTTGCTGCGGTCAAGAAGGTACTCGGGGAAGCGATCACCCCGCAGGTCGCCGCCGCATGGGACGAGGTCTACTGGCTCTTCGCCACCTCGCTGATCGCCGAGGAAGGCAAGCTCTACGCCGAGGGCGGCACGGACCCCGAGCACCCCTACGCCAAGTACCGAGTCGTGGAGCGATTCGAGGAGTCCGACGAGGTGTTCTCGCTACTGCTCGCCCCGGTGCAGGGCCAGATTCCTTCACATCGGACCGGACAATATGTGGGGATCGCTGTGGATCTCCCCGACGGGCTGCGTCAGCCCAGGCAGTACACCATCTCTTCAGGACCGCGCGGCGACTCGCTGCGGGTCACGATCAAGCGGGTCCGCGGCGTCGACGGCACCCCCGACGGTCAGGTCTCGGGCTGGTTGTACGCCAACGCCCAACCGGGCACGCTCCTGGATGTGTCACAGCCCGCAGGCGACGTGTTGCTCGACGAGACCGATGTCCCGCTGGTGCTGGTCTCGGCGGGGATCGGTATCACCCCGGTGGCTGCCATCATGGAGGACCTCTCGCGGCGTCAGCCCGACCGCACGGTGCGGCTCTTCCACGCCGACAAGTCCCACGCCGACCATGCGCTCTACGACGGTCTCCGCCGGCAGGTTCTCGCGATGACCGATGCGCGAGCCCAGAACTGGTACAAGGAGGACGCCGAGATCGCCCCGACCCTGCATCCGGCGAAATCTGGATTCATGGATCTCTCCGACGTGGAACTTCCCGAAGAGACCCAGGTGTTCATGTGCGGATCACTACCCTTCATGCAGAGCGCGCGGCGATCGCTCATCGATCAGGGCGTGCCGAGCGAGAACATCCACTACGAGGTGTTCGGCCCGGACCTGTGGGCGCAGCAACCCGCGTAG
- a CDS encoding heavy metal translocating P-type ATPase: MNALTTWMNNRWAIPALSGSLIIAALVLRQVNSTDTAGNIVMIAAAVIAGTHIVIAAARSLWAKVIGIDLLVSVAAIGAVIIGQYWEAAAVTFLFAIGHALEAATLNKTRSALAELIAVAPDVAVVVRDGEQVEVPAGAVMMGETVLIKNGTKVPVDGQVIGGTGSLDEASITGESMPVEKVPDDRVFAGTVARSGFLQVRATGVGADTTLARIIHRVEDAQDAKAKTQVFMDKFSAWYTPAIMVLAIVVGVLTGDVVLALTLLVIGCPGALVISIPVSIVAGIGRAAKDGILIKGGEFLETSAKITAVAVDKTGTLTMGRPRVTDVVLLDPTMTADEVLGWAAHSEAGSEHPLARAILDAATEKGISVTGLPDVTDPIPGKGLAATVTGHRVLIGNPALLDEYGIADNEAAVRAAHRLAEEGRTPMIVVLDDTVAGVIGVADEVRPAAARMVSDLHAAGVTRVLMLTGDAPLVANAVGAITGVDEVRASLLPEDKLDIVTALQADGFVVAMVGDGVNDAPALATADIGVAMGAAGSAVAVETADIALIGDDLLKLPEAISLARRTVNNMRQNIAIALITVTLLLFGVLLGGVTMSIGMLVHEASVLIVIANAMRLLRSHAPVGKDVRTPPTHRDLPSPSTDDRNHADHETLAS; encoded by the coding sequence ATGAACGCTCTCACCACATGGATGAACAACCGGTGGGCCATCCCGGCTCTCTCCGGATCCTTGATCATCGCCGCACTGGTCCTGCGGCAGGTAAACAGCACCGACACAGCAGGAAACATCGTCATGATCGCCGCCGCTGTGATCGCAGGCACGCATATCGTGATCGCCGCTGCACGATCACTTTGGGCGAAGGTGATCGGGATCGACCTTCTGGTCTCGGTCGCGGCTATCGGCGCCGTGATCATCGGCCAGTACTGGGAGGCCGCCGCGGTCACTTTCCTCTTCGCCATCGGTCACGCCCTCGAGGCGGCGACGCTGAACAAGACACGCTCGGCGCTAGCCGAGCTGATCGCGGTCGCTCCTGACGTCGCCGTCGTCGTGCGCGACGGAGAACAGGTGGAGGTTCCAGCCGGTGCCGTCATGATGGGAGAGACCGTGCTCATCAAGAACGGCACGAAAGTGCCCGTGGACGGACAGGTCATCGGCGGTACCGGTTCGTTGGACGAGGCGTCCATCACGGGCGAATCGATGCCGGTCGAGAAGGTGCCCGACGACCGCGTCTTCGCCGGGACCGTCGCTCGTAGCGGGTTCCTTCAGGTGCGCGCGACCGGTGTCGGCGCGGATACTACCCTCGCCAGGATCATTCACCGTGTCGAAGACGCCCAGGACGCAAAGGCGAAGACCCAGGTGTTCATGGACAAGTTCTCCGCCTGGTACACCCCCGCGATCATGGTGCTCGCAATTGTGGTCGGCGTACTCACCGGCGATGTCGTGCTCGCGTTGACCCTACTGGTCATCGGCTGCCCAGGAGCGCTCGTCATCTCCATCCCTGTGTCGATCGTCGCGGGGATCGGCAGGGCCGCAAAGGACGGCATCCTCATCAAGGGCGGAGAGTTCCTCGAAACCTCAGCGAAGATCACCGCCGTAGCGGTCGACAAGACAGGGACCCTCACCATGGGCCGCCCACGTGTCACCGACGTCGTGCTGCTCGACCCGACCATGACCGCCGACGAAGTTCTAGGCTGGGCCGCCCACAGTGAGGCGGGCTCCGAGCATCCACTGGCCCGCGCGATCCTTGACGCCGCAACGGAAAAGGGCATCAGCGTCACCGGCCTGCCCGACGTCACCGACCCGATCCCCGGTAAGGGCCTTGCCGCCACCGTCACCGGGCATCGCGTGCTGATCGGCAACCCAGCGCTGCTCGATGAGTACGGCATCGCTGACAACGAGGCCGCGGTCCGCGCCGCTCACCGCCTGGCCGAGGAAGGTCGCACGCCCATGATCGTCGTCCTCGACGACACCGTCGCCGGCGTGATCGGAGTTGCCGATGAGGTTCGACCCGCTGCAGCCCGCATGGTCTCCGATCTACACGCGGCGGGCGTGACGCGCGTGCTCATGCTCACCGGTGACGCGCCCCTGGTGGCAAACGCCGTCGGCGCGATCACGGGAGTCGACGAAGTACGTGCCTCGCTGCTGCCAGAGGACAAACTCGACATCGTCACGGCGCTGCAGGCCGACGGCTTCGTAGTCGCCATGGTGGGCGACGGCGTCAACGACGCTCCCGCCCTCGCAACCGCGGACATCGGTGTCGCAATGGGGGCTGCGGGCTCCGCCGTCGCCGTGGAGACCGCCGACATCGCCCTCATAGGCGATGACCTCCTCAAGCTCCCCGAGGCCATCTCCCTCGCCCGGCGCACCGTCAACAACATGCGCCAGAACATTGCCATCGCACTGATCACGGTGACCCTGCTGCTGTTCGGTGTGCTGCTGGGCGGAGTCACGATGTCGATCGGGATGCTCGTGCACGAGGCGTCCGTGCTCATCGTGATCGCCAACGCCATGCGCCTCCTACGCAGCCACGCACCGGTGGGTAAAGACGTCCGCACACCACCGACACACCGTGACCTGCCCTCACCGTCAACGGACGACCGCAACCACGCAGACCACGAAACACTGGCGAGCTGA